Proteins from a genomic interval of Leifsonia shinshuensis:
- a CDS encoding FdhF/YdeP family oxidoreductase, with protein MHDTDVNPGNEYPDLEVGHNKTWAVGVPAILHSMEPAIREMGPTRTAKLMTAINQKDGFDCMSCAWPDPGDRNILEFCENGAKAVTWEATPITVPTSFWAQNSLTSLLDKSEYWLGMQGRLVEPVHKPAGADHYEPIGWDEAFALIAERLNGLSSPDQAAFYTSGRTANETAFVYQLFARAFGTNNLPDCSNMCHESTGTALSETIGIGKSTIAYDDFGKADLIIVMGQNPGTNHPRMLTALEEAKRNGATIVAVNPLPEAGLIRYKNPQKPRGIIGRGTQIADHFLQIRSGGDMALLQAVSQRVLEAEDAAPGTVLDHEFLAKHTLGLEEFRAHIATLDDFTVLEATGLTLEEIDLLADLYIRSDRVIITWAMGLTQQKNAVATLKELMTLLLLRGNIGKPGAGASPIRGHSNVQGDRTMGIWEQMPSTFLDALQAEFGFDPPRAHGFDALQTLAGLQRGDIDVFFAMGGNFVAAISDTAAAEAAMRGAGLTVQVSTKLNRSHVVTGEEALILPTLGRTEVDLQAGGPQFLSVEDSVCAVHATHGKIPPVAPGLLSEVAIVCRLAQATLGDRHGIDWAGFEAEYDVIRDHISRVVPGFETFNADVRRKGGFVLPNGPRDERRFDTATGKAMITVNELEPLERPEGRLILQTLRSHDQFNTTIYSLNDRYRGIKNGRDVIFVNPDDLLELGLTDGQRVDIHSEWSDGVDRVLPNYRVVSYPTARGCAAAYYPEANVLVPLQSAATGSNTPVSKAVIVRLEPVPQA; from the coding sequence ATGCACGACACGGACGTCAACCCGGGCAACGAGTACCCCGACCTCGAAGTCGGGCACAACAAGACCTGGGCCGTCGGGGTGCCCGCCATCCTGCACTCGATGGAGCCGGCCATCCGCGAGATGGGACCGACCCGCACCGCCAAGCTGATGACGGCGATCAACCAGAAGGACGGCTTCGACTGCATGAGCTGCGCGTGGCCCGACCCGGGCGACCGCAACATCCTGGAGTTCTGCGAGAACGGCGCCAAGGCGGTCACCTGGGAGGCCACGCCGATCACCGTCCCGACCAGCTTCTGGGCCCAGAACTCGCTCACCAGCCTGCTCGACAAGTCGGAGTACTGGCTCGGCATGCAGGGCCGCCTCGTGGAGCCCGTGCACAAGCCGGCCGGGGCCGACCACTACGAGCCGATCGGCTGGGACGAGGCCTTCGCGCTCATCGCGGAACGGCTGAACGGCCTGTCGTCGCCCGACCAGGCCGCGTTCTACACCAGCGGCCGCACGGCGAACGAGACGGCCTTCGTCTACCAGCTGTTCGCGCGCGCGTTCGGCACCAACAACCTCCCGGACTGCTCGAACATGTGTCACGAGTCGACCGGCACCGCGCTCAGCGAGACCATCGGCATCGGCAAGTCGACCATCGCATACGACGACTTCGGCAAGGCCGACCTCATCATCGTGATGGGCCAGAACCCGGGCACGAACCACCCGCGCATGCTGACCGCGCTGGAGGAGGCAAAGCGCAACGGCGCCACCATCGTCGCGGTGAACCCGCTGCCGGAGGCCGGGCTGATCCGCTACAAGAACCCGCAGAAGCCGCGCGGAATCATCGGCCGGGGCACGCAGATCGCCGACCACTTCCTGCAGATCCGCTCCGGCGGCGACATGGCCCTCCTGCAGGCCGTCTCGCAGCGCGTGCTGGAGGCGGAGGACGCCGCCCCCGGCACCGTTCTCGACCACGAGTTCCTCGCGAAGCACACCCTCGGGCTGGAGGAGTTCCGCGCGCACATCGCGACACTCGACGACTTCACCGTGCTGGAGGCCACCGGCCTCACGCTGGAGGAGATCGACCTCCTCGCCGACCTCTACATCCGCTCCGACCGCGTCATCATCACCTGGGCGATGGGCCTCACCCAGCAGAAGAACGCGGTCGCGACGCTCAAGGAGCTCATGACCCTGCTGCTCCTGCGCGGCAACATCGGCAAGCCCGGCGCCGGCGCCTCCCCGATCCGCGGGCACAGCAATGTGCAGGGCGACCGGACGATGGGCATCTGGGAGCAGATGCCGTCGACGTTCCTCGACGCCCTCCAGGCCGAGTTCGGCTTCGACCCGCCGCGCGCCCACGGCTTCGACGCGCTGCAGACGCTCGCGGGCCTCCAGCGCGGCGACATCGACGTGTTCTTCGCGATGGGCGGCAACTTCGTCGCCGCGATCTCCGACACCGCCGCCGCCGAGGCGGCGATGCGCGGCGCCGGGCTGACCGTGCAGGTCTCCACCAAGCTGAATCGTTCGCACGTGGTGACCGGCGAGGAGGCGCTGATCCTGCCGACGCTCGGCCGCACCGAGGTGGACCTCCAGGCCGGAGGCCCGCAGTTCCTGTCCGTCGAGGACAGCGTCTGCGCGGTGCACGCGACGCACGGCAAGATCCCGCCGGTCGCGCCCGGGCTGCTGTCCGAGGTGGCGATCGTCTGCAGGCTCGCGCAGGCGACGCTCGGCGACAGGCACGGGATCGACTGGGCCGGCTTCGAGGCGGAGTACGACGTCATCCGCGACCACATCAGCCGCGTGGTCCCCGGCTTCGAGACGTTCAACGCGGACGTGCGCCGCAAGGGCGGCTTCGTCCTCCCGAACGGCCCGCGCGACGAGCGCCGCTTCGACACCGCCACTGGCAAGGCGATGATCACGGTCAACGAGCTGGAGCCGTTGGAGCGCCCGGAGGGCCGGCTGATCCTGCAGACCCTGCGCTCGCACGACCAGTTCAACACGACGATCTACAGCCTCAACGACCGCTACCGCGGCATCAAGAACGGCCGCGACGTGATCTTCGTCAACCCGGACGACCTGCTCGAGCTGGGCCTGACGGACGGCCAGCGCGTCGACATCCACAGCGAGTGGTCCGACGGGGTCGACCGCGTCCTCCCGAACTACCGTGTGGTGTCGTACCCGACCGCGCGCGGCTGCGCGGCGGCGTACTACCCGGAGGCGAACGTCCTGGTGCCGCTGCAGAGCGCGGCGACGGGGAGCAACACCCCGGTGTCGAAGGCGGTGATCGTCCGGCTGGAGCCGGTGCCGCAGGCCTGA
- a CDS encoding toxic anion resistance protein: MEADQGDGLRPPEAVPELPDERAMGMMSVSPQRAAELEGRAREWIRDLAAAEPDSEAFRRKITGFSRLGDAEMRESSEASRQLLSRPATALAAARGKAVRSDPQYGVLRTLQALRATVSDFDPQHTSKSYRMLARMPGGRRLRKYVERFESAQKQLDQIVVSLDHGEEWLRRDNEDIENERTALWKTTERLNEYVTLAAALDRATVERADELRLTDPVRAATLEKEALFPIRQRRQDLTTQIAVSVQAYLALDVIKKNNVELIKGVERAKTTTVSALRTAVVVAQALENQRLVIDQLGALNQSTNALIGRTGEVLRDQTEQIQKEQTTSAVDAQVLQRAFDDVFATMDGIDVYRGQAITSMSQTVDALEHQVARSRGYLKRARTSGEQ; this comes from the coding sequence ATGGAAGCGGACCAGGGGGACGGCCTGCGGCCGCCCGAGGCGGTGCCGGAGCTCCCGGACGAGCGCGCGATGGGCATGATGAGCGTGTCGCCGCAGCGGGCGGCCGAACTGGAGGGCCGCGCGCGCGAGTGGATTCGCGATCTGGCTGCCGCCGAGCCGGACAGCGAGGCCTTCCGCCGCAAGATCACCGGCTTCTCCCGCCTCGGCGACGCCGAGATGCGGGAGTCGAGCGAGGCCTCCCGGCAACTGCTGAGCCGCCCGGCCACGGCGCTCGCGGCGGCGCGCGGCAAGGCGGTGCGCTCGGACCCGCAGTACGGCGTCCTCCGCACCCTCCAGGCCCTCCGGGCGACGGTGAGCGACTTCGATCCGCAGCACACCAGCAAGAGCTACCGGATGCTGGCGAGGATGCCCGGCGGACGTCGCCTCCGCAAGTACGTCGAGCGGTTCGAGTCGGCGCAGAAGCAGCTCGACCAGATCGTCGTCTCGCTCGACCACGGCGAGGAGTGGCTGCGTCGCGACAACGAGGACATCGAGAACGAGCGCACGGCGCTCTGGAAGACGACCGAGCGGCTGAACGAGTACGTGACGCTGGCCGCCGCGCTCGACCGGGCGACCGTCGAGCGCGCCGACGAGCTGCGGCTCACCGACCCGGTGCGGGCGGCCACCCTGGAGAAGGAGGCCCTTTTCCCGATCCGGCAGCGCCGCCAGGACCTGACGACGCAGATCGCCGTCTCGGTGCAGGCGTACCTCGCCCTCGACGTCATCAAGAAGAACAACGTCGAGCTCATCAAGGGCGTCGAGCGCGCGAAGACCACCACGGTCTCGGCGCTCCGCACCGCCGTCGTGGTGGCGCAGGCGCTGGAGAACCAGCGTCTGGTCATTGACCAGCTCGGCGCCCTCAACCAGAGCACCAACGCCCTGATCGGCCGCACCGGCGAGGTGCTCCGCGACCAGACCGAGCAGATCCAGAAGGAGCAGACCACCTCCGCCGTCGACGCCCAGGTCCTGCAGCGCGCGTTCGACGACGTGTTCGCGACGATGGACGGCATCGACGTCTACCGCGGGCAGGCGATCACGAGCATGTCGCAGACGGTGGACGCGCTGGAGCACCAGGTCGCGCGGTCGCGGGGCTACCTGAAGCGCGCGCGGACCAGCGGGGAGCAGTAG
- a CDS encoding helix-turn-helix domain-containing protein, whose amino-acid sequence MRIDEPLSNHVRLGRFLRARREQTRPEDLGLPASTRRRTPGLRREEVAVLANVGVSWYTWLEQGRARGASEEVLEAIANALRLGPEDQAHVFRLASVRRSPERSTAFAAGESPEFDGGRLRLLQQLVDAMTNPSYVADPFWTVVTMNSAAADAFDTRVGTSCLKRFFTDDELARSHVQPAMMARSMVAQFRAQSARYPEDSRFEVMARGLCEVSADFCELWQRHVVEDSYRIDVVFDHPVVGRLSFDPLVLEVPRFPTLRLFTYLPQGGTGTQAALNRLTHNGAAPRPANRGAPLLTAPDTSEMRISKSSVGASGPMHSDERSLDKATSWCSRSERRTTSTY is encoded by the coding sequence GTGCGGATCGATGAACCGTTGTCCAACCACGTACGCCTTGGCCGCTTTCTCCGGGCGCGCCGCGAACAGACACGCCCGGAGGACCTCGGCTTGCCTGCGAGCACCCGGCGCCGGACCCCGGGGCTCCGGCGCGAAGAAGTCGCCGTTCTCGCGAACGTCGGAGTGTCTTGGTATACCTGGCTGGAGCAGGGCCGGGCACGAGGAGCTTCTGAGGAAGTACTCGAGGCGATTGCGAACGCGCTTCGGCTCGGTCCCGAGGACCAGGCACATGTCTTCCGCCTGGCATCAGTCAGACGTTCGCCCGAGAGGTCTACCGCTTTCGCTGCCGGCGAGTCCCCCGAATTCGACGGCGGCCGGCTGAGGCTTCTACAGCAATTGGTGGACGCTATGACGAACCCCAGTTACGTCGCCGATCCGTTCTGGACTGTAGTGACCATGAACTCCGCCGCGGCGGACGCGTTCGATACCCGCGTCGGCACTAGCTGCCTGAAGCGTTTTTTCACGGATGACGAGCTTGCCCGTTCGCATGTGCAGCCCGCGATGATGGCTCGGTCGATGGTCGCACAGTTCCGGGCACAGTCGGCGCGGTATCCGGAGGACTCCCGATTCGAGGTGATGGCCCGCGGCCTCTGCGAGGTCTCGGCGGATTTCTGTGAGTTGTGGCAACGCCACGTCGTGGAGGATTCGTATCGAATCGACGTCGTCTTCGACCACCCTGTCGTGGGCCGGTTGAGCTTCGATCCGCTGGTTCTGGAGGTCCCGCGGTTTCCGACGCTCCGCCTCTTCACATACCTGCCTCAGGGCGGCACCGGGACTCAGGCAGCCCTGAACCGACTGACCCACAACGGCGCGGCCCCGCGGCCCGCAAACCGTGGCGCGCCCCTCTTGACCGCGCCGGACACGAGCGAGATGCGCATTTCAAAATCGTCTGTCGGCGCGTCAGGTCCCATGCACTCGGATGAACGGTCACTCGACAAAGCCACATCCTGGTGCTCCCGTTCCGAGCGCAGAACAACGTCAACGTATTGA
- a CDS encoding AAA family ATPase: MRIGISGTYSSGKTFTSIALSHYTGMPRTRARTMREILPEAAPGKTLEECTAAELIQMIVTRHVERAVYEDKLSDGFISDGSSLQEWIYGSVRVSLGLNPSASANLKAGESVEKTAELAFFEEVMASLGNSFKRHVKDSFDAFVHLKNELPLSADGHRPVNDQFRNMSDSILQETMSELGIPFHVVSGSVEERLEQIAGLFSLEACISAEDALRLASEEYALLDVRTERERALQQPEL; encoded by the coding sequence ATGCGCATCGGTATTTCGGGTACCTACTCCTCGGGCAAGACGTTCACCTCGATTGCACTGTCCCACTACACCGGGATGCCGAGGACCAGGGCGAGGACAATGCGGGAGATCCTCCCCGAGGCAGCGCCAGGAAAGACCCTCGAGGAATGCACCGCAGCTGAGCTCATTCAGATGATCGTGACACGTCATGTCGAACGTGCCGTATACGAGGACAAGCTCTCGGACGGCTTCATTTCGGACGGGTCCTCGCTCCAGGAATGGATCTACGGGTCGGTGCGTGTTTCTCTCGGGTTGAACCCCAGTGCCTCGGCGAATCTGAAGGCGGGGGAATCAGTCGAGAAGACGGCGGAACTCGCCTTCTTCGAAGAGGTGATGGCGAGCCTCGGAAACAGCTTCAAGAGGCATGTGAAGGACTCATTCGACGCCTTTGTGCACCTGAAGAACGAACTACCGCTTTCCGCCGACGGGCACCGACCGGTCAACGACCAGTTCCGGAACATGTCCGACTCGATCCTGCAGGAGACCATGAGCGAACTAGGGATCCCGTTCCACGTGGTCTCCGGCTCGGTCGAGGAACGGCTCGAGCAGATCGCCGGTCTTTTCAGCCTGGAGGCGTGCATTTCTGCCGAGGATGCTCTGCGGCTGGCTTCAGAGGAATATGCCCTTCTCGACGTCCGCACCGAACGGGAGCGGGCCCTTCAGCAGCCAGAGCTCTGA
- a CDS encoding FMN-dependent NADH-azoreductase, producing the protein MPTILHINASPRYANSDSLRLARHFIDSVQTAGPESFEVETLDLFEDGALPVFGRTAAAAKMAVFSGQEQTPEQIGAWESARAVFDRFAAADAYVFNIPMWNAGVPYVLKQWIDIVTQPGWSFGFDPENGYNGLMEGKQAVAIHTSGVYAPGVPASFGADFSATFFADWLSFVGIEDATHVRFAPTVVNGDVDGTRAAAEAELTDAAVAFARKLSAAATLQLVND; encoded by the coding sequence ATGCCCACCATCCTCCACATCAACGCCTCGCCCCGCTACGCCAACAGCGACTCCCTGCGGCTGGCACGGCACTTCATCGACAGTGTCCAGACTGCCGGTCCGGAGAGCTTCGAGGTGGAGACGCTGGACCTGTTCGAGGACGGTGCGCTGCCCGTTTTCGGTCGTACCGCGGCTGCGGCCAAGATGGCCGTGTTCTCCGGCCAGGAGCAGACGCCGGAGCAGATCGGAGCGTGGGAGTCCGCCCGCGCCGTGTTCGACCGGTTCGCGGCCGCCGACGCCTACGTCTTCAACATCCCCATGTGGAACGCCGGCGTTCCGTACGTCCTCAAGCAGTGGATCGACATCGTCACCCAGCCCGGCTGGTCCTTCGGGTTCGACCCCGAGAACGGCTACAACGGCCTGATGGAGGGCAAGCAGGCCGTCGCCATTCACACCAGCGGTGTCTATGCGCCCGGCGTCCCGGCCAGCTTCGGAGCTGATTTCAGCGCTACGTTCTTCGCCGACTGGCTGAGCTTCGTGGGCATCGAGGACGCCACTCACGTCCGGTTCGCCCCGACGGTCGTCAACGGTGACGTGGACGGCACGCGCGCGGCCGCCGAGGCAGAGCTCACCGACGCGGCGGTCGCGTTCGCCCGCAAGCTCAGCGCCGCAGCAACTCTGCAGCTCGTCAACGACTGA
- a CDS encoding haloacid dehalogenase-like hydrolase, producing MEDSDSSQAAYTDVDGTVVAYNSIFELLRFDAAERLRCAEADEFLAGLRAAAARGVPRSETNARYFRWWQGRSVTEVAELGERWADFQADSPMRWQFLEPVASLLDGHTRNRRRIVAVTASFEPALVRVKRRWPQLQILCTLPRIRNSRYTGEIEEALVGAAKARAVASHAAEHGVDLAASLAYGDHDSDLPFMALTGESLLVGPKANDQSVTIA from the coding sequence GTGGAAGATTCCGACAGTTCCCAAGCTGCCTACACAGACGTGGACGGCACAGTGGTGGCGTATAACTCCATCTTCGAACTCCTTCGCTTCGACGCCGCTGAACGACTTCGCTGCGCCGAGGCGGACGAGTTCCTGGCCGGACTGCGCGCTGCGGCCGCTCGCGGCGTGCCAAGGTCCGAGACCAATGCCCGCTATTTCCGCTGGTGGCAAGGCCGGAGTGTGACGGAAGTCGCCGAACTCGGGGAGCGCTGGGCAGACTTCCAGGCAGACTCGCCTATGCGATGGCAGTTCCTGGAACCAGTGGCGTCCCTCCTGGACGGGCACACGCGAAACCGGCGGCGAATAGTCGCAGTGACGGCCTCCTTCGAACCTGCACTGGTGCGTGTGAAACGGCGCTGGCCGCAGCTTCAGATACTGTGCACGCTCCCTCGGATCAGGAACAGCCGTTACACCGGGGAGATCGAAGAAGCGTTGGTGGGCGCTGCCAAAGCGCGCGCCGTGGCGTCCCACGCTGCCGAACATGGAGTGGATCTGGCGGCGAGCCTCGCCTACGGCGACCACGATTCGGACTTGCCGTTCATGGCGTTGACGGGTGAATCGCTGTTGGTCGGACCGAAGGCGAACGATCAGTCAGTGACGATCGCGTAG
- a CDS encoding winged helix-turn-helix transcriptional regulator: protein MSQSVEKGCGTGSLTAEQRRLKAQRQHNAHLGACPARQLLEAISSKWVTLVMLALEDGQLRHSELRKRIPGASQKMLTSTLRSLERDGLVSRHVTASVPVRTDYELTLLGQSLLRIVFEMKNWAETNMDEVAASRAEHDTHRLQVR, encoded by the coding sequence ATGAGCCAATCGGTGGAAAAGGGTTGTGGGACGGGAAGCCTCACGGCAGAGCAGAGACGTCTGAAAGCCCAGAGGCAACACAACGCCCATTTGGGCGCTTGCCCGGCTCGCCAGCTCCTCGAAGCCATCAGCAGCAAGTGGGTGACTCTGGTGATGCTGGCACTGGAAGATGGCCAGCTCCGCCACAGCGAGCTCCGCAAGCGCATTCCGGGTGCCAGCCAGAAGATGCTCACATCAACGCTTCGATCCCTGGAGCGCGACGGCCTGGTTTCTCGGCACGTCACGGCGTCAGTTCCCGTGCGCACAGATTACGAGCTCACGCTCCTCGGCCAATCGCTCCTTCGAATCGTCTTTGAAATGAAGAACTGGGCTGAGACGAACATGGATGAGGTGGCGGCCTCCCGCGCGGAGCATGACACTCACCGGCTCCAAGTTCGATAG
- a CDS encoding thioesterase II family protein gives MHLFCLHHAGGTTASFAGWRIPGVDVTKLGYRGRDFGSIAGAADVLAERIDASSSPRLALYGHSMGATLAFEVALRLQDVDRLEHVFLAAARPPWEAPDGATAFSVERAAARASALSGELSERAREILLEDLALLASYPGRRPEGQLKVPATILYSNDDPVVAAIDSARWASWCSAEPRLVELSGVGHLFHRASLDVLAVVQSTLSPLTPIHTATPASA, from the coding sequence ATGCATCTCTTCTGCCTGCATCATGCTGGGGGTACAACCGCGAGCTTCGCAGGTTGGCGCATTCCCGGAGTCGATGTCACCAAACTGGGCTACCGTGGAAGAGACTTCGGGTCTATCGCTGGAGCCGCAGATGTTCTTGCCGAGCGGATAGACGCGTCATCGTCGCCTCGGCTTGCGCTTTATGGTCACAGCATGGGGGCGACCCTTGCGTTCGAGGTGGCCCTCCGACTCCAGGATGTCGATCGTCTGGAACACGTCTTCCTCGCGGCCGCTCGTCCGCCATGGGAAGCACCCGACGGCGCTACCGCTTTCTCGGTAGAGCGCGCTGCAGCTCGCGCGTCCGCCCTCTCCGGCGAATTGTCCGAGCGTGCGCGTGAGATCCTGCTCGAGGACCTTGCGCTGTTGGCGTCCTACCCGGGCAGGCGTCCGGAGGGGCAGTTGAAAGTCCCGGCAACGATTCTCTACAGCAACGACGACCCTGTGGTGGCCGCCATCGACTCCGCGCGCTGGGCTTCCTGGTGCTCAGCTGAACCACGGCTGGTGGAACTATCCGGTGTCGGGCACCTCTTCCATCGCGCCAGCCTGGACGTGCTGGCGGTTGTGCAATCTACGCTGTCTCCGCTAACGCCGATACACACTGCTACGCCGGCGTCTGCGTGA
- a CDS encoding flavodoxin family protein — protein MADPAIAVVYYSGSGHTKVLADAVVDAVGTRGATTTLIHVEAMTERSWDYLDEADAIVFGAPTYMGTAPSAFHAFAEKTTGRWAEQRWHNKLAAGFTNAACKAGDKHSTLDYFSTFAAQHGMNWINLGLLPGWKNTRGTENDLNRFGYFNGAAAQTFSDVGVEGVHPADVATAQHLGRRVADMTAIFVAGRCALDR, from the coding sequence ATGGCTGATCCGGCAATTGCAGTTGTTTACTATTCGGGCTCCGGCCACACCAAAGTCCTGGCAGACGCCGTGGTCGATGCTGTCGGCACTCGCGGCGCGACCACCACCCTCATCCACGTCGAGGCGATGACTGAGCGGTCCTGGGATTACCTCGATGAGGCCGATGCGATCGTCTTCGGCGCCCCCACCTACATGGGCACAGCACCATCTGCCTTCCATGCATTCGCCGAAAAGACCACAGGCCGCTGGGCTGAACAGAGATGGCACAACAAGCTCGCAGCGGGCTTCACCAATGCAGCCTGCAAGGCCGGAGACAAGCACTCCACCCTGGACTATTTTTCGACGTTTGCCGCGCAGCACGGGATGAACTGGATCAACCTCGGCCTGCTCCCGGGATGGAAGAATACCCGGGGCACCGAGAATGACCTCAACCGCTTCGGCTATTTCAATGGGGCCGCCGCCCAAACTTTCTCGGATGTCGGCGTCGAAGGTGTACACCCAGCGGATGTCGCGACAGCACAGCATCTGGGCCGAAGAGTTGCCGACATGACGGCCATCTTCGTCGCCGGCCGCTGCGCCTTAGACCGGTGA
- a CDS encoding acyl carrier protein: protein MEITAPDVVDAIGSVMDELSHMQPDDAFADLDIDSLTLVEAAVILSNKFGVRVDEFELADAGNAHAAAAMLTNRLAPRNAS from the coding sequence ATGGAAATCACCGCTCCCGACGTTGTCGATGCGATCGGATCCGTCATGGACGAGCTCAGCCACATGCAACCGGACGACGCCTTTGCGGATCTGGACATCGACTCGCTCACCCTCGTTGAGGCCGCCGTGATCCTCAGCAACAAGTTCGGCGTGCGCGTCGACGAATTCGAACTCGCAGATGCAGGCAATGCGCACGCTGCAGCCGCGATGCTCACGAACAGACTGGCACCGCGGAACGCGAGCTAG
- a CDS encoding beta-ketoacyl-ACP synthase III, with protein MSAPAAVIRGLGGALPERVVTNHHLSALMDTSDEWIRRRTGIAERRHSSETETTSALATVAAQRALASAGADSAGLLMVATSTPDKVCPATAPKVAANLGLRGVAAYDVSAVCSGFVYALATASWAISSGSVDSALVIGADTFTRLLDPTDRATSVIFGDGAGAAYLTAGKAEEPGTILASTLHSDGTGEELIQVPRRAGAFFEMQGKEVFSQAVSAMSDSVQTVLARAGWTANDVDSLIAHQANVRILKTVASVTGIPGSKAEIHLDKVGNTSAASIPLAMTNAGTKGHRNPGDKVVLTAFGGGTTWGAIAMTWPSMSVIDPH; from the coding sequence ATGAGCGCGCCTGCTGCCGTCATACGCGGCCTGGGAGGCGCCCTTCCGGAGCGCGTCGTCACCAATCACCACCTGTCCGCGCTCATGGACACCTCCGACGAGTGGATCAGGCGCCGAACCGGCATCGCCGAACGTCGTCACTCGAGTGAAACAGAGACAACGAGTGCGCTTGCCACCGTCGCTGCCCAACGCGCGTTGGCCAGCGCCGGCGCCGACTCCGCGGGTCTCCTGATGGTGGCGACGTCAACGCCGGACAAGGTCTGTCCCGCAACGGCTCCGAAGGTGGCGGCAAATCTGGGGCTGCGAGGGGTCGCCGCTTACGACGTCTCCGCCGTTTGCTCCGGATTCGTGTACGCCTTGGCCACGGCGTCCTGGGCGATCAGCTCAGGCTCCGTCGACTCCGCCCTCGTCATCGGCGCTGACACGTTCACTCGCCTTCTCGATCCGACGGATCGGGCTACGTCCGTAATCTTCGGGGACGGGGCAGGTGCCGCATACCTCACGGCTGGAAAAGCCGAGGAGCCCGGCACCATCCTGGCCTCGACGCTCCACTCGGACGGCACGGGCGAAGAACTCATCCAGGTGCCACGACGCGCTGGCGCCTTCTTCGAGATGCAAGGAAAAGAAGTCTTCTCGCAGGCCGTGTCCGCGATGTCGGATTCCGTACAAACGGTTCTGGCGCGCGCGGGCTGGACCGCGAATGACGTGGACTCCTTGATCGCACATCAGGCCAACGTCCGAATCCTGAAAACGGTCGCTTCAGTGACCGGCATCCCTGGCTCGAAAGCGGAGATCCACTTGGACAAGGTCGGTAACACGTCGGCCGCGTCGATCCCGTTGGCGATGACCAATGCTGGTACCAAAGGTCACAGGAACCCGGGCGACAAAGTCGTTCTGACGGCTTTCGGCGGCGGAACCACGTGGGGCGCCATAGCCATGACGTGGCCATCGATGTCGGTTATCGACCCGCACTAG